A window from Chitinophaga filiformis encodes these proteins:
- a CDS encoding ABC transporter ATP-binding protein, translated as MKIFWNYMRPHRWTIALSLLLAGIGQVAMMTDPMIFGKIIDKYALHPGNRTENELLKGVLFWLAVAIAVAMVARLAKALQDFVMRLIIQRFGMQVFNDGLKQTLRLSFQEFEEQRSGETVALLQKVRNDTERFFNAFINILFSSLVGIGFLIWYAITKHWALVPIFFIGVLILGTLTGLLSRKIKKIQRAINKETLKMSGSITESLRNIELVKSLGLTFPEVRRLRTFTRNIYDLEMKKVKQVRMLSFVQGTTLNLLRQSILFILLWLIFRKVLSPGELIAMQFIATAIFGPLQELGSIILAYREAESSLLLFDQLMHKPVEERPASPVELGPLETIRFSDIVFRHQTATVNALDGISFSAKKGDTIAFVGPSGSGKSTLVKLLLGLYQPVSGEILFNEIPSGDIRYNQMRRQIGFVSQDTQLFAGTFKDNLLFVKPDATDEEMMAALDKASCTQLLARSPEGLNTKLGEGGLKLSGGEKQRVSIARALIRNPRLLIFDEATSALDSLTEEAITDTVRNISARREQLNILIAHRLSTIMHADTIYVLEKGRIVETGTHPELLDQKGLYYAMWRQQIGERRSTSPAVSEDITRIGTSLSGTASLPDVKPVPEV; from the coding sequence ATGAAGATCTTCTGGAATTATATGCGTCCCCACCGCTGGACGATTGCCCTGTCCCTCTTACTGGCCGGCATAGGCCAGGTGGCGATGATGACAGACCCCATGATCTTCGGGAAGATCATAGACAAATATGCGCTGCATCCCGGCAACAGAACGGAAAACGAACTGCTGAAAGGCGTGCTGTTCTGGCTGGCAGTAGCCATTGCCGTGGCCATGGTGGCCCGGCTGGCAAAAGCCCTGCAGGACTTCGTCATGCGGCTTATCATACAGCGCTTTGGCATGCAGGTGTTCAACGACGGACTGAAACAGACGCTCCGACTCTCCTTCCAGGAATTTGAAGAGCAACGTAGTGGCGAAACAGTTGCGCTGTTGCAGAAAGTCCGCAACGATACCGAGCGTTTCTTCAATGCATTCATCAATATCCTCTTTTCTTCCCTCGTGGGAATAGGTTTCCTGATATGGTACGCTATCACCAAACACTGGGCCCTGGTGCCCATTTTCTTTATAGGTGTGCTGATACTGGGAACGCTTACCGGACTGCTGAGCAGAAAAATAAAAAAGATACAGCGGGCTATCAACAAGGAAACGCTGAAGATGTCGGGCTCCATTACAGAATCGCTCCGCAATATCGAACTCGTCAAAAGCCTGGGGCTCACTTTCCCGGAGGTCCGCCGCCTGCGCACCTTTACACGGAATATCTATGACCTGGAAATGAAGAAGGTAAAACAGGTCAGGATGCTCTCATTCGTACAGGGTACTACCCTGAACCTCCTGCGGCAATCCATACTCTTTATCCTGCTCTGGCTCATCTTCCGTAAAGTGCTTAGTCCCGGGGAACTGATCGCCATGCAGTTCATTGCAACGGCCATCTTCGGCCCCCTGCAGGAGCTGGGCAGCATCATCCTGGCTTACCGGGAAGCTGAAAGTTCCTTATTGCTCTTTGACCAGCTGATGCACAAGCCGGTGGAAGAACGCCCTGCCAGCCCTGTGGAACTGGGGCCGCTGGAAACGATCCGCTTCTCAGACATTGTATTCCGCCATCAGACGGCTACTGTGAACGCCCTGGATGGTATCAGCTTCAGTGCCAAAAAAGGAGATACGATCGCATTTGTAGGTCCTTCCGGCTCAGGTAAATCTACCCTGGTAAAACTGCTGCTTGGATTGTATCAGCCCGTTTCCGGCGAGATCCTTTTCAACGAGATCCCTTCGGGCGACATCCGTTATAACCAGATGCGCCGGCAGATCGGATTTGTATCGCAGGACACCCAGCTCTTTGCCGGAACCTTCAAAGACAACCTCCTGTTCGTGAAACCGGATGCCACTGATGAAGAGATGATGGCAGCCCTCGATAAAGCATCCTGTACCCAGTTACTGGCCCGCTCTCCCGAAGGACTGAATACGAAGCTTGGAGAAGGCGGACTGAAGCTTTCAGGAGGAGAAAAACAGCGAGTTTCCATTGCCCGCGCACTGATACGCAATCCCCGCCTGCTGATCTTCGACGAAGCTACATCGGCGCTGGACTCCCTGACAGAAGAAGCCATCACAGACACCGTCCGCAACATTTCCGCCAGGAGGGAACAGCTGAATATACTCATCGCACACAGGTTGTCCACCATAATGCACGCCGACACCATTTATGTGCTCGAAAAAGGCAGGATCGTGGAAACAGGGACACACCCGGAACTGCTGGATCAGAAAGGCCTGTATTACGCGATGTGGCGCCAGCAGATAGGCGAACGCCGCAGCACATCTCCTGCCGTCTCAGAAGACATTACCCGGATCGGGACCTCCCTGTCGGGCACTGCATCCCTGCCAGATGTGAAGCCGGTTCCCGAAGTGTAA
- a CDS encoding NAD(P)/FAD-dependent oxidoreductase, with amino-acid sequence MEQMRQITLNIPPTTKPRVVIVGAGFGGLNAAKNLPDDKFQVVLFDKHNYHTFQPLLYQVASAALQPDAIAGPLRNLFHNTKDFHFRMLRVLSVDPLTNTINTSAGSLQYDYLILSSGAKTNYFGNENMQRFALPLKTIPDALNMRSHLMQIFEWASLNANPALKEHMLNIVLVGAGPTGVEMAGAFSELRRYVLPKDYPVLDFSKMKIYLLEGMDRVLPPMHPKSSARAQRYLEKMGVIIKLNAMVQDYDGETITLKNGEQIKSFFVVWSAGVMGEVLPGIPKEWTERGRILTDPFCRAIGSSNIFAIGDIALMKLEDYPRGHPGVAQPAIQMGKYVAKNLFALHRNETVKPFKYFDKGSLATVGRGKAVADLPGDIHLGGRLAWLIWLFVHVNFLVSFRNKLLVLANWAWNLFTFDKGNRLIIRPYIRKGDEKSKTVFAENQVGS; translated from the coding sequence ATGGAACAAATGAGGCAGATTACCCTTAATATACCCCCCACTACCAAACCCCGTGTAGTGATCGTGGGCGCTGGCTTTGGCGGATTGAACGCTGCGAAGAACCTCCCTGACGACAAGTTCCAGGTAGTGCTCTTTGACAAGCATAACTACCATACCTTTCAGCCACTGCTATACCAGGTGGCCTCAGCAGCTTTGCAGCCCGACGCTATTGCCGGACCATTGCGCAACCTGTTCCATAATACGAAAGATTTCCACTTCAGAATGTTGCGGGTCCTTTCTGTCGACCCGCTCACCAATACCATCAATACTTCTGCCGGCTCACTGCAATACGATTACCTGATCTTATCCAGCGGCGCTAAGACAAACTATTTTGGTAACGAGAACATGCAGCGTTTTGCACTGCCGCTGAAGACCATCCCCGATGCGCTGAATATGCGCAGCCACCTTATGCAGATCTTCGAATGGGCCAGCCTGAATGCCAATCCCGCACTGAAAGAACATATGCTCAACATAGTACTGGTCGGCGCCGGCCCTACCGGTGTTGAAATGGCAGGCGCTTTTTCAGAGCTCCGCAGGTATGTACTGCCGAAAGATTATCCAGTTCTTGATTTCAGCAAGATGAAGATCTACCTGCTGGAAGGCATGGACCGGGTACTGCCGCCCATGCATCCTAAATCGAGCGCCCGCGCCCAGCGGTACCTGGAAAAGATGGGTGTTATCATTAAGCTGAACGCGATGGTGCAGGATTATGATGGAGAAACCATTACCCTGAAAAACGGAGAACAGATCAAATCTTTCTTCGTAGTCTGGAGTGCCGGTGTAATGGGAGAAGTATTGCCAGGCATTCCAAAAGAATGGACAGAACGGGGCCGCATCCTTACAGATCCTTTCTGCCGAGCCATTGGCAGCAGCAATATATTCGCCATCGGCGACATTGCGCTGATGAAACTGGAAGATTATCCCAGGGGGCATCCCGGGGTGGCGCAACCTGCTATCCAGATGGGAAAATATGTTGCCAAAAACCTCTTTGCGCTACACAGGAATGAAACGGTGAAGCCCTTCAAATATTTCGATAAAGGTTCACTGGCTACCGTAGGAAGAGGCAAGGCTGTAGCCGATCTTCCCGGCGATATTCACCTGGGTGGCAGGCTGGCATGGCTCATCTGGTTGTTCGTACACGTCAACTTCCTTGTCAGCTTCCGCAATAAACTGCTGGTGCTGGCCAACTGGGCCTGGAACTTATTCACATTCGATAAAGGCAACCGCCTTATTATCCGGCCCTATATCCGTAAGGGCGATGAAAAGAGTAAAACCGTCTTTGCCGAAAACCAGGTGGGCAGTTAA
- the xseA gene encoding exodeoxyribonuclease VII large subunit, whose translation MDTRNYITLSQLAASIQGTIRNTFSGQSYWVVADVTSHSFYPAKGYHYFDLVEKDARSHQLNAKISASAWGNGSNRIKEFESVTGQRFSNDMHVLVRVAVEYHPVYGLKLSLLDIDTSFTIGLLEQQKQATLQRLLNECSDIVRKTPEGYMTRNKALRLNPVIQHIAVVSSASSAGYQDFMHTLQSNAYGYIFHIENYFSAVQGEANAAQVCMQLEAIVNSGKQFDTVVIIRGGGAQTDLLLFDQFPLGKAVAGFPVPVITGIGHHKNETITDMLAHTATKTPTRAAELIIAHNRSFEEALLTQQQHIIIRMQQMLKDKHQQLSSLHTGIINRSRNLLTDYKEGLARNRQGIPQSARHLLLKHRSAMAQLSGQLLAKPGQVTASRLQELSHIRKDIQVYARKLLQQQQQKLLHHETVVRIMSPVALLQKGFAMVQHKGMIITSAAQLSPGDEITVQMADAGVHATVTSKTTNDGHESDI comes from the coding sequence TTGGATACAAGAAACTACATAACATTATCACAACTGGCGGCCAGCATACAAGGCACTATCAGGAATACTTTTTCGGGCCAGAGCTATTGGGTGGTGGCAGATGTTACCAGCCATTCCTTCTACCCCGCTAAAGGATACCACTACTTCGACCTCGTTGAAAAAGATGCCCGCAGTCACCAGCTTAACGCGAAAATTTCCGCCAGCGCCTGGGGAAATGGCAGTAACCGCATCAAAGAATTTGAGAGCGTTACCGGTCAGCGCTTCAGCAATGATATGCATGTGCTGGTAAGGGTTGCCGTGGAATATCACCCCGTTTACGGCTTAAAACTCTCGCTGCTGGATATCGATACCAGCTTCACCATCGGATTGCTGGAGCAACAGAAACAGGCCACCTTGCAGCGCCTCCTCAACGAGTGCAGTGACATCGTGCGTAAAACACCCGAGGGTTATATGACGCGCAATAAAGCACTTCGGCTTAATCCCGTTATACAACACATCGCTGTTGTCTCTTCCGCATCGTCTGCAGGTTACCAGGATTTCATGCATACGCTGCAATCAAACGCCTACGGTTATATCTTCCATATAGAAAATTACTTCAGCGCTGTACAGGGAGAAGCGAATGCGGCCCAGGTGTGTATGCAGCTGGAAGCGATCGTGAACTCCGGAAAACAATTTGATACCGTCGTGATCATCCGCGGTGGCGGCGCGCAGACAGACCTGCTGTTATTCGATCAGTTCCCACTGGGGAAAGCAGTAGCAGGCTTTCCGGTGCCGGTCATTACCGGTATCGGGCACCACAAGAATGAAACTATTACAGACATGCTGGCGCATACCGCCACAAAAACGCCTACGCGTGCAGCAGAACTGATCATTGCACATAACCGCAGCTTTGAAGAAGCCCTGCTCACACAGCAGCAGCATATTATCATCCGCATGCAGCAGATGCTGAAAGACAAACACCAGCAACTCTCCTCCCTGCATACGGGCATTATCAACAGGTCGCGCAACCTGCTGACAGACTATAAAGAGGGACTGGCCCGTAACCGGCAGGGCATCCCGCAAAGTGCCCGGCACCTGTTATTGAAACATCGTTCGGCCATGGCGCAGCTCTCCGGGCAATTGCTGGCCAAACCCGGGCAGGTCACCGCCAGCCGCTTACAGGAACTATCCCACATCCGCAAGGATATACAGGTATATGCCCGTAAACTGTTACAACAACAACAGCAAAAACTATTGCATCACGAAACGGTGGTCCGCATCATGAGCCCTGTTGCTTTATTGCAGAAAGGCTTTGCCATGGTACAGCATAAAGGAATGATCATCACCAGCGCCGCACAGCTGTCGCCGGGAGACGAGATCACGGTTCAGATGGCAGATGCAGGTGTGCATGCCACCGTTACTTCAAAAACAACAAATGATGGACACGAATCTGACATATGA
- the xseB gene encoding exodeoxyribonuclease VII small subunit: protein MMDTNLTYEAAYKELQQIAREIETESVSVDVLAARVKRASELISFCQARLRATEAEVENIIQQMEDKPL, encoded by the coding sequence ATGATGGACACGAATCTGACATATGAAGCAGCCTATAAGGAACTGCAACAGATAGCCAGGGAGATAGAAACAGAGTCCGTTTCTGTCGATGTACTGGCGGCAAGAGTGAAACGCGCTTCTGAATTAATCAGCTTCTGTCAGGCCCGTTTAAGGGCAACAGAGGCAGAAGTGGAGAACATTATCCAGCAAATGGAAGACAAACCGCTTTAA
- a CDS encoding TolC family protein yields MKRSIVLAVAMMAISCIGNLATAQTSYTLSAALDTARTNSPVLKARFMNIGAAQADVTTAKLRPNPTLNNQTLQLVRSDHFAPNTRWSSNQNRQVWYQVTKPIQWPNQRRYKIETADKDVAVAGNTYQEDVRNLSLDVGNSWINCWVLKKRLALLNESKKNLDTLVQINQLRYKNQVITQTDLIRTKVLLDQYNLQLSKFYQDYQNELQTLQLLTGNTTPMDIDTASEILTITPSQTLDSLISQTMENRSDVVLAKSTIDERNSNAKYQQSLAVPQPEIGFIYNPQNSVPYIGFYGTIDLPFFNRNQGEIKKAHILQQQAQQELSATQRQVQTEVVTAYNTYQLQKRNMEKYTGILQQSQQILDNVKYAYLRGGTTIIDFLDAQRNWYDTRLLYYDSLQAYYQSYIQLLFATGLINQL; encoded by the coding sequence ATGAAACGATCGATCGTCCTGGCTGTAGCAATGATGGCAATATCCTGTATCGGGAACCTTGCTACCGCCCAAACCAGCTACACATTATCGGCGGCACTAGACACCGCCAGAACAAACAGTCCTGTGCTGAAAGCCAGGTTTATGAACATCGGCGCCGCACAGGCGGATGTGACCACAGCAAAACTGCGCCCCAATCCTACACTGAACAATCAGACCCTGCAACTGGTCCGTTCTGACCATTTCGCGCCCAATACCAGGTGGTCGTCCAACCAGAACAGGCAGGTATGGTACCAGGTTACAAAGCCCATTCAATGGCCTAACCAGCGCAGGTACAAGATCGAGACAGCCGATAAGGATGTTGCGGTGGCCGGCAATACCTACCAGGAAGATGTACGCAACCTCTCCCTCGATGTAGGCAACAGCTGGATCAATTGCTGGGTGCTGAAGAAAAGACTGGCCCTGCTCAACGAGAGCAAAAAGAACCTCGATACGCTGGTGCAGATCAATCAGCTGCGCTACAAGAACCAGGTCATCACACAGACAGACCTGATCCGCACAAAAGTATTGCTCGATCAATACAACCTGCAGCTGAGTAAATTCTACCAGGACTACCAGAACGAACTGCAAACGCTGCAACTGCTGACAGGCAATACTACTCCCATGGACATCGATACGGCCAGCGAGATACTCACCATCACGCCCTCGCAGACCCTGGACAGCCTGATCTCTCAAACCATGGAGAACCGTTCCGATGTTGTACTCGCCAAAAGCACCATCGATGAACGTAACAGCAACGCAAAATATCAACAGTCATTAGCTGTACCACAACCTGAAATAGGCTTTATATACAACCCACAGAACTCGGTCCCCTATATCGGTTTCTATGGTACAATAGACCTGCCTTTCTTCAACAGGAACCAGGGCGAGATCAAAAAGGCGCATATACTGCAGCAACAGGCGCAACAGGAGCTCTCTGCCACACAGCGGCAGGTGCAGACCGAAGTGGTGACTGCCTACAATACCTATCAGCTCCAGAAAAGGAATATGGAGAAATACACAGGTATCCTGCAACAGTCGCAACAGATCCTCGACAATGTGAAGTATGCCTACCTGCGTGGTGGTACTACCATCATCGACTTTCTCGATGCACAACGCAACTGGTATGACACCCGCCTGCTGTATTACGATTCCCTGCAGGCATACTATCAGAGTTATATACAATTATTATTCGCTACCGGCCTTATAAACCAATTGTAA
- a CDS encoding efflux RND transporter periplasmic adaptor subunit: protein MQRITGYFLAASLLLAGCRHKTQETVVAGDPSPVITGNGQQISFPDTASSSFFTVEPVGDSTLSGTLHAPAKVAATVLRSDIGGQNIVLFDDPQLTSDYSQLIQHQININHIQEVNIKQKKVELDRTQDLFDHGAASGKDILEAKSELSIEQTNLANEKTQLIEHESGLKAAGFNPEALRSATPGTAYIICDIPENQLSNVKKGSPCSIVLSSFPNNTYNGKVEDIADVIDDVTRMIKLRIRLNTTDNDIRAGMFASVTFQVHGDSNGINISRDALVTADGQNYVFVRTAPNTFTRREIRTGQQIGDRIGVYSGLKNGEYVVVKGVMQLKGLSFGY, encoded by the coding sequence ATGCAACGCATTACCGGATATTTCTTAGCCGCCTCCCTCCTCCTGGCAGGATGCAGGCATAAAACACAGGAAACAGTTGTTGCCGGAGATCCATCTCCCGTTATTACCGGCAACGGGCAACAGATCTCTTTTCCTGATACGGCGTCTTCCAGCTTCTTTACAGTAGAACCTGTGGGCGATTCTACACTCAGCGGTACACTGCATGCACCCGCCAAGGTAGCAGCCACTGTACTGCGTTCAGATATAGGCGGTCAGAACATCGTACTGTTTGATGATCCGCAGCTGACCAGCGATTATTCACAGCTCATCCAGCATCAGATCAACATCAATCATATCCAGGAAGTCAACATCAAACAGAAGAAAGTAGAACTGGACCGCACCCAGGATCTCTTCGATCATGGTGCTGCCAGCGGAAAAGATATCCTGGAGGCAAAGTCTGAACTCTCTATCGAACAGACCAACCTGGCCAATGAGAAAACGCAACTGATAGAGCATGAATCAGGATTGAAAGCCGCCGGCTTTAACCCGGAAGCTTTGCGCAGCGCCACTCCCGGCACCGCTTACATCATCTGCGATATTCCTGAAAACCAGCTGAGCAATGTGAAAAAAGGCTCTCCCTGTTCCATCGTACTGTCTTCATTTCCTAACAATACCTACAATGGTAAAGTAGAAGACATTGCCGATGTGATAGATGATGTTACACGCATGATCAAGCTGCGTATCCGTTTGAACACAACGGACAACGACATCCGTGCAGGTATGTTTGCCAGTGTTACTTTCCAGGTACATGGCGACAGTAACGGTATCAACATCAGCAGGGATGCACTGGTAACCGCCGATGGACAGAATTACGTATTCGTCAGAACAGCACCCAACACTTTCACGAGAAGAGAAATACGCACCGGTCAGCAGATAGGCGACCGTATTGGCGTATACAGCGGTTTGAAGAACGGAGAGTATGTAGTAGTGAAAGGCGTGATGCAACTGAAAGGACTGAGCTTCGGATATTAA
- a CDS encoding DUF190 domain-containing protein, translating to MLQAQIFIDKDEVFGSQPLYEFIIKFLLKQNIAGATAFRGVIGFGEHHQLKRPDSLFSFDEPPMLIIFIDQDEKVLNALTALRRQVSSGFIVTSQVERFEV from the coding sequence ATGTTACAGGCACAGATATTCATAGATAAAGACGAAGTATTCGGTTCACAACCGCTATATGAATTTATCATAAAGTTCTTACTAAAGCAGAACATCGCCGGCGCTACTGCCTTCCGTGGTGTGATCGGCTTCGGAGAACACCACCAGCTGAAAAGGCCGGATAGTCTTTTCAGTTTTGACGAACCACCTATGCTGATCATTTTCATTGATCAGGATGAAAAGGTACTGAACGCACTCACTGCTTTACGCAGGCAGGTAAGCAGTGGCTTCATCGTTACCAGCCAGGTAGAAAGGTTTGAGGTATAA
- a CDS encoding efflux RND transporter permease subunit has product MIRNLLIFSLKNRWVIILMGLGLMGIGYWCFTQLKIEAYPDIADTNVIIVAQYPGRAAEEVEQQVTIPIERALQNTPNVLDRRSRTIFGLSVVQLTFTDGTDDYFARQQVNERLAGAELPDGVSPELAPLTTAVGEILRYVVEAPPSFTPTEIRDLQDWVIKPALLQVPGIADITTFGGPLKQFHILTAPDKLRKYDLTLQDVIDAVQKNNQNTGGNIINRGEQGFAVRGLGAVKTEQDIRNIVLKAANGMPVYLGDVATVEVAPPPPSGVMGYTINATKTNVSNGVEGIVLLRRYENPSEVLKLLKDRIQDLEQNELPKGVHLHTLYDRSFLIDHSLETVGHTLLEGVSIVVIILIFFLGSLRSALVVALTIPFSLLFAFILMRLTGIPANLLSLGAIDFGIIVDGACVMAEHLIRTYRTASPEEKKKGIIALTLRSSQEVGREIFFSVTIIILAYMPILLMTRVEGKLFSPMALTLAFAVIGSMLAALTLIPVLISFAFRKAFSNTEKPMKEHRNVVLDFLSKQYSRVLARVMKWPKTAVLSGFSIVILLILLGGSLGSEFLPELDEGSIFLRGNFPAGITIQENAKYSPKIREVIARYPQISFVITQAGRNDDGTDPFPSNRNEILVGLKDYKLWSDTISKKELVTNIRHDLEKAMPAVKFSSGQPIIDQVMEIVTGSAADLAISIVGDDLTMMRAKADTIANLVKQTKGSESVNIEQEGPSEQIAININRENAARFGINVADIQSMIEAAIGGKAISTLYDGTKRYDLVIRYLPGERSTIESVKNLQVPSATGELIPMSQLADISYVQGQTNIYRYNSKRMVTVRTNIRGRDQGGFVSEINQKINSHLHVPKGYSIIYGGQYENLQRAGKQLSMTIPLTIIMVFLVLFILFRNMPQTFVTVSCIFFAMAGGIVALFIRGYHFNVSAGVGFVSIFGISVMAGVLLVSAFNRLRIRPGQTLQQSVLMGSREQLSALLSILIVAIAGLIPAATSSGIGSDVQRPLATVIIGGLTSTLLFAPLLIPPLYWWIERNRAVKQVVKDEELE; this is encoded by the coding sequence ATGATTCGCAATCTTTTAATATTCTCTCTTAAAAACAGATGGGTGATCATCCTGATGGGCCTTGGCCTGATGGGCATCGGTTACTGGTGCTTCACCCAGCTGAAAATAGAAGCATACCCGGACATTGCCGATACCAATGTGATCATTGTAGCGCAATATCCCGGCCGCGCTGCAGAAGAGGTAGAGCAGCAGGTTACCATTCCGATAGAAAGGGCACTGCAGAACACACCCAATGTACTGGACCGCAGAAGCCGCACCATCTTTGGATTGAGCGTGGTACAGCTTACATTTACTGATGGTACGGACGACTATTTTGCGCGGCAGCAGGTCAATGAAAGGCTGGCCGGTGCAGAGCTCCCCGATGGCGTATCGCCGGAACTGGCGCCGCTTACCACAGCTGTAGGAGAGATCCTCCGCTACGTGGTGGAAGCACCGCCTTCCTTTACGCCTACAGAGATCCGCGACCTGCAGGACTGGGTCATCAAACCCGCCCTGCTCCAGGTACCCGGCATTGCAGATATTACCACTTTCGGTGGCCCGCTTAAACAGTTTCACATACTGACCGCCCCCGACAAACTGCGCAAGTACGATCTGACCTTACAGGATGTTATTGACGCTGTACAAAAGAACAACCAGAACACCGGCGGTAACATCATTAACCGTGGAGAGCAGGGCTTTGCCGTGCGCGGACTGGGTGCTGTGAAAACAGAACAGGACATCCGCAACATTGTGCTGAAAGCCGCCAATGGCATGCCTGTTTACCTGGGAGATGTAGCCACCGTGGAAGTAGCGCCTCCCCCGCCCAGCGGTGTAATGGGTTATACCATCAATGCCACCAAAACAAATGTCAGCAACGGTGTGGAAGGTATTGTGCTGCTTCGCAGATATGAGAATCCCAGTGAAGTGCTGAAACTCCTGAAAGACCGTATACAGGACCTGGAGCAGAATGAACTGCCTAAAGGCGTACACCTGCATACACTCTATGACCGCAGCTTCCTGATAGATCATTCACTCGAAACGGTGGGCCATACCTTACTGGAAGGCGTCTCCATCGTTGTGATCATCCTGATCTTCTTCCTGGGCAGCCTGCGTAGCGCACTGGTAGTAGCGCTGACCATTCCCTTCTCGCTCCTGTTTGCATTCATACTGATGCGCCTTACGGGCATACCGGCAAATCTTTTGTCGCTCGGCGCCATTGACTTCGGTATCATTGTAGATGGGGCCTGTGTAATGGCGGAACATCTCATACGCACCTACCGGACGGCATCGCCGGAAGAGAAAAAGAAAGGTATTATCGCACTCACATTACGTTCCTCACAGGAAGTAGGCCGTGAGATATTCTTCTCTGTAACTATCATCATCCTGGCATATATGCCTATCCTGCTGATGACGCGTGTGGAAGGAAAACTATTCTCGCCCATGGCACTGACACTGGCATTTGCCGTGATCGGCTCTATGCTGGCAGCGCTGACGCTCATACCCGTACTGATCTCTTTCGCCTTCAGGAAAGCATTCAGCAATACGGAAAAACCAATGAAGGAGCACAGGAACGTTGTGCTTGACTTTCTTTCAAAACAATACTCACGGGTGCTGGCCCGCGTCATGAAATGGCCTAAAACGGCTGTTCTAAGCGGCTTCTCCATCGTTATACTGCTCATATTACTGGGTGGCAGCCTGGGGTCTGAGTTCCTGCCGGAACTGGACGAAGGTTCTATCTTCCTCAGGGGGAACTTCCCCGCAGGTATCACCATCCAGGAGAATGCAAAGTATTCTCCGAAGATCAGGGAGGTGATTGCCAGATATCCGCAGATCTCATTTGTGATCACACAGGCAGGCCGTAACGACGATGGTACAGATCCATTCCCGTCCAACCGTAATGAGATACTGGTAGGCCTGAAAGACTATAAGCTGTGGAGCGATACTATCTCTAAAAAGGAACTGGTCACCAACATACGGCATGACCTGGAAAAAGCGATGCCTGCCGTGAAGTTCTCTTCCGGCCAGCCGATCATCGACCAGGTGATGGAGATCGTGACGGGTAGTGCGGCAGATCTGGCCATTTCCATTGTAGGAGACGACCTGACAATGATGCGGGCCAAGGCAGATACTATTGCTAATCTCGTAAAACAGACGAAGGGCTCGGAATCTGTTAACATTGAACAGGAAGGTCCTTCAGAGCAGATCGCCATCAACATCAACCGTGAAAATGCGGCCCGCTTTGGTATTAACGTAGCCGATATTCAGAGCATGATCGAAGCGGCCATTGGCGGCAAGGCCATCTCCACGCTGTACGATGGCACCAAACGTTATGACCTTGTTATCCGCTACCTGCCGGGAGAACGCAGCACGATTGAATCGGTGAAGAACCTGCAGGTACCTTCCGCCACAGGAGAGCTCATTCCTATGAGCCAGCTGGCAGATATTTCTTATGTACAGGGCCAGACGAATATCTACAGGTATAACAGCAAACGTATGGTGACGGTGCGTACCAACATCCGCGGGCGCGACCAGGGTGGCTTTGTGAGTGAGATCAATCAGAAGATCAACAGCCACCTACACGTTCCGAAAGGTTACAGCATTATATACGGCGGCCAGTATGAGAACCTCCAGCGTGCGGGCAAGCAGCTGTCAATGACCATTCCGCTCACCATCATCATGGTGTTCCTGGTATTGTTCATCCTGTTCCGCAATATGCCGCAGACCTTCGTAACCGTAAGCTGTATCTTCTTTGCAATGGCAGGTGGTATAGTGGCGCTGTTCATTCGTGGTTATCACTTCAACGTATCAGCAGGCGTAGGGTTTGTGAGCATCTTTGGTATCTCGGTAATGGCCGGCGTACTGCTGGTGTCAGCATTCAACCGCTTGCGTATAAGGCCTGGCCAGACATTACAACAAAGTGTGTTAATGGGCTCGAGGGAGCAGCTGAGTGCTTTGTTATCTATCCTCATCGTTGCAATAGCCGGCCTGATTCCGGCAGCTACATCTTCCGGCATCGGCTCTGATGTGCAACGCCCGCTGGCAACAGTTATCATAGGCGGATTGACCAGTACACTGCTCTTCGCCCCTTTATTGATACCTCCCCTGTATTGGTGGATAGAAAGGAACAGGGCTGTTAAACAGGTGGTAAAAGACGAAGAACTGGAATAA